A window from Pseudobutyrivibrio ruminis HUN009 encodes these proteins:
- a CDS encoding phosphatase PAP2 family protein gives MGNVFYFQWELDLLHWFQSIHNGFLDWIVPKITFLGNGGWFWIVATLLLLILPFNRKMGVQAAISLAMTFIICNLILKPTIMRCRPCWLEPDVQMLVNIPKDFSFPSGHSNASFAVATAIFTRNKKLGIPALVLAALIAISRLYVFVHWPTDVLAGSLIGICGGITSFFIVNFIYKKFNRNGLDDARV, from the coding sequence ATGGGTAATGTCTTTTACTTTCAATGGGAATTGGATTTACTTCACTGGTTTCAGAGTATACACAATGGATTTTTAGACTGGATAGTTCCAAAGATTACTTTTTTGGGAAATGGCGGATGGTTTTGGATAGTTGCTACTCTCCTACTCTTGATTTTGCCATTTAATAGAAAGATGGGTGTGCAGGCGGCAATATCTCTTGCAATGACATTTATAATCTGCAACTTGATTTTAAAACCAACTATCATGAGATGTCGTCCTTGTTGGCTTGAGCCTGATGTGCAGATGCTTGTAAATATTCCAAAGGATTTCTCGTTCCCATCAGGTCATTCAAATGCTAGCTTTGCTGTAGCCACAGCTATTTTTACGAGAAATAAAAAGCTTGGAATCCCAGCACTTGTACTAGCAGCTTTAATCGCCATAAGCCGTTTGTATGTGTTTGTACACTGGCCTACAGATGTGCTAGCTGGTTCCCTAATTGGAATCTGTGGTGGAATCACAAGCTTTTTCATTGTGAATTTCATTTATAAAAAATTCAATAGAAATGGTCTAGATGATGCCCGTGTCTAA
- a CDS encoding ABC transporter ATP-binding protein, translating to MSSENILEVSHLKQYFPVKNGFRTVPLKAVDDISFTIKPGETLGLVGESGCGKTTVGRTLLRLYQPTSGRIVFDGDVLYDSEKKIDVKMQPYRKQMQMVFQDPYSSLNPRMTVEDIIGEPLDVHKLYTSKGERHDKIMELMETVGLNAEHATRYAHEFSGGQRQRIGIARALAVDPKFIVCDEPVSALDVSIQAQVVNMFEDLQKQRGLSYLFIAHDLLVVQHISDRIAVMYLGHMMEIADADELMDNPIHPYTQSLLSAVPIPDPETARKSQRIILEGDVPSPLKMPSGCPFRTRCRYATEQCACEMPPFTDRGNGHMVACWNK from the coding sequence ATGAGTAGCGAGAATATTTTAGAAGTAAGCCACTTAAAGCAGTACTTCCCAGTAAAAAATGGATTTAGAACAGTTCCTCTTAAGGCTGTTGATGATATTTCATTTACAATCAAGCCAGGTGAGACACTTGGTCTTGTTGGTGAGTCAGGTTGTGGTAAGACAACTGTAGGACGTACTCTTTTACGTCTTTATCAGCCAACAAGCGGACGTATTGTTTTTGATGGCGATGTTCTTTATGATAGCGAGAAAAAAATTGATGTAAAAATGCAGCCATATCGTAAGCAGATGCAGATGGTATTCCAGGATCCATACTCTTCTCTTAACCCACGTATGACTGTAGAAGATATTATTGGTGAGCCTCTTGATGTGCACAAGCTTTACACATCAAAGGGAGAGCGCCATGACAAAATCATGGAGCTTATGGAAACAGTTGGACTTAACGCTGAGCATGCAACACGTTATGCTCACGAGTTCTCAGGCGGACAGCGTCAGAGAATCGGTATTGCAAGAGCCCTTGCTGTAGATCCAAAATTTATCGTTTGTGATGAGCCTGTATCTGCTCTTGATGTTTCAATTCAGGCACAGGTTGTAAATATGTTTGAGGACCTCCAAAAGCAAAGAGGTTTATCATACTTATTTATTGCTCACGATTTATTAGTAGTTCAGCATATCTCTGACAGAATTGCTGTTATGTACTTAGGTCACATGATGGAAATTGCTGATGCAGACGAGCTTATGGACAACCCAATTCATCCATATACTCAGTCACTTCTTTCAGCAGTACCAATTCCAGATCCTGAGACAGCTAGAAAGAGCCAGAGAATTATTCTTGAGGGCGATGTTCCAAGTCCTCTTAAGATGCCTAGTGGATGTCCTTTCAGAACAAGATGTCGCTACGCTACAGAGCAGTGTGCATGTGAGATGCCTCCATTTACAGATAGAGGAAATGGTCACATGGTTGCATGTTGGAACAAATAA
- the tyrS gene encoding tyrosine--tRNA ligase, with protein MTIYDELVARGLIAQVTNEEEIKKLINEGKATFYIGFDCTADSLTAGHFMALTLMKRLQMAGNKPIALIGGGTTMIGDPSGRTDMRKMLTREDIDHNAECFKRQMERFIDFSDGKALMLNNADWLLDLNYVELLREVGACFSVNNMLRAECYKQRMEKGLSFLEFNYMIMQSYDFYYMFQHYDCNLEFGGDDQWSNMLGGTELIRRKLGKDAHAMTITLLTDSQGKKMGKTAGNAVWLDPNKTSPFEFYQYWRNVGDADVLKCIRMLTFLPIEEIEKMDSWEGAQLNEAKDILAYELTQMVHGTEEADKAREASKALFAGGANSENVPCHKLSDEDFKDGKVDILQILVSAGLTASRAEARRAVQQGGVSVNGDKVADPFTSYEKDAFAEEFLLKKGKKSFCKIEA; from the coding sequence ATGACAATTTATGACGAGTTAGTTGCTCGTGGCCTGATTGCTCAGGTAACAAACGAAGAAGAAATTAAAAAATTAATAAATGAGGGCAAGGCAACTTTCTATATCGGCTTCGATTGTACTGCAGATAGCCTTACAGCCGGTCACTTTATGGCTCTCACACTTATGAAGAGATTACAGATGGCTGGCAACAAGCCAATCGCCCTTATCGGTGGCGGTACTACTATGATTGGTGATCCTTCAGGTCGTACAGACATGAGAAAGATGCTTACACGTGAGGACATCGATCACAACGCTGAGTGCTTCAAGCGTCAGATGGAGCGTTTCATCGATTTCTCTGATGGCAAAGCTCTTATGCTTAACAACGCTGATTGGTTACTTGATCTCAACTACGTAGAGCTTCTTAGAGAAGTTGGTGCATGTTTCTCAGTTAACAACATGCTTCGTGCTGAGTGTTACAAGCAGCGTATGGAAAAGGGGCTTTCATTCCTTGAGTTCAACTACATGATTATGCAGTCATACGACTTCTATTACATGTTCCAGCACTATGATTGCAACCTTGAGTTTGGTGGAGATGATCAGTGGTCAAATATGCTTGGTGGTACAGAGCTTATCAGACGTAAGCTTGGTAAGGATGCTCACGCTATGACTATTACTCTTCTCACTGATTCACAGGGCAAGAAAATGGGTAAGACAGCTGGTAACGCAGTATGGCTTGATCCTAACAAGACTTCACCATTTGAGTTCTACCAGTACTGGAGAAATGTTGGTGATGCAGATGTTCTTAAGTGCATCCGTATGCTTACATTCCTTCCAATCGAGGAGATTGAAAAGATGGACAGCTGGGAAGGTGCACAGCTTAATGAAGCAAAGGATATCCTTGCTTATGAGCTTACACAGATGGTTCACGGTACAGAAGAGGCTGATAAGGCTCGCGAGGCTTCTAAGGCACTTTTCGCAGGTGGAGCAAACTCAGAAAACGTACCATGCCACAAGCTTTCAGATGAGGACTTCAAGGACGGTAAGGTAGATATCCTTCAGATTCTTGTTTCTGCTGGTCTTACAGCTAGCCGTGCTGAGGCTCGTCGTGCTGTTCAGCAGGGTGGTGTTTCAGTTAACGGAGACAAGGTTGCTGATCCATTCACATCATACGAAAAGGATGCATTTGCAGAGGAATTCCTTCTTAAGAAAGGCAAGAAATCTTTCTGCAAGATTGAAGCATAA
- a CDS encoding peptide ABC transporter substrate-binding protein gives MKKKLVSLVLVAAMALSMVACGNKAASTESSSTGEAPAVATTKEDKTTLNIWMSSEPAHIDPALNSSVDGGCLAVNSFEGLMRYNESGELEPACAESYEVSDDGLTYTFTMRDGLKWSNGDDLDATDFVYSWKRAASPEVAADYSYLCEIFPSFTYEEGLGDEDVVASEDGKTLTVTLKSVCPYFLDLCAFPFFFPVNQEAVEASMSDGDPVGTWANDAGDNFVCNGAYVLKSWNHDSDMTYVKNDNYWDADSVTVTTLNVMLTAETTAAYTAYTTGDLDFIDDIPVEEMETAKTSSEYVVLDNLGTYYASFNYNTDLYDELGLDEEQAKVFRHAITLLIDRQYIIDTVGQNNQEVATSFVPAGCSDGNGGEFKNKDYYSTDYEANVEEAKSLLESIGLYDTASDALTQDISLTYLTNNSEGNVKIGECIQADLATVGINLSIDQEEWNVFQETRKAGKYDFAREGWIMDYNDPVNMLEMYTTSSGNNNPQFGKDSSKDLDWAKYDQMISDIRSEADLAARAELMHEAEDYLMDTWCIIPIYYYNDPYMIKDYVKGVYGTVEGMKYFYHATIN, from the coding sequence ATGAAGAAGAAATTAGTCTCATTAGTACTTGTTGCTGCTATGGCACTTTCAATGGTTGCATGTGGCAATAAGGCAGCATCTACTGAGAGCTCATCTACAGGTGAAGCACCAGCAGTTGCAACAACAAAGGAAGATAAGACAACACTTAATATTTGGATGTCTAGTGAGCCAGCTCACATTGATCCAGCTCTTAACTCATCAGTAGATGGTGGATGTCTTGCAGTAAACTCATTTGAAGGTTTGATGCGTTACAACGAGTCAGGCGAGCTTGAGCCAGCTTGTGCAGAGAGCTATGAGGTATCAGATGATGGACTTACATACACATTCACAATGCGTGATGGTTTAAAGTGGTCTAACGGTGATGATCTTGATGCAACAGATTTCGTTTACTCTTGGAAGCGTGCAGCTTCTCCTGAGGTTGCAGCTGATTACAGCTACCTTTGTGAAATCTTCCCAAGCTTCACATATGAGGAAGGTCTTGGTGATGAAGATGTGGTTGCTTCTGAAGATGGTAAGACACTTACAGTAACACTTAAGAGCGTATGTCCATATTTCCTTGATTTATGTGCATTCCCATTCTTCTTCCCAGTTAACCAGGAAGCTGTAGAAGCTTCTATGTCTGATGGTGATCCAGTTGGTACATGGGCAAACGATGCAGGCGACAACTTCGTATGTAACGGTGCTTATGTTCTTAAATCATGGAATCATGATTCAGATATGACATATGTAAAGAACGACAATTACTGGGATGCTGATTCAGTAACAGTTACAACACTTAACGTAATGCTTACAGCTGAAACAACAGCTGCTTACACAGCTTACACAACAGGAGATCTTGATTTCATCGATGATATTCCTGTAGAGGAAATGGAAACAGCTAAGACAAGTTCAGAGTATGTAGTACTTGATAACCTTGGTACATACTATGCATCATTCAACTACAACACAGATCTTTATGATGAACTTGGTCTTGATGAGGAGCAGGCAAAGGTATTCCGTCATGCTATCACTCTTTTAATTGACCGTCAGTACATCATTGATACAGTTGGTCAGAACAACCAGGAAGTTGCTACATCATTCGTTCCAGCTGGATGCTCAGATGGTAACGGTGGTGAGTTCAAGAACAAGGATTACTACTCAACAGATTACGAAGCAAACGTAGAAGAGGCTAAATCACTTCTTGAGTCTATCGGTTTATATGATACAGCTTCAGATGCTCTTACACAGGATATTTCATTAACATACCTTACAAATAACTCAGAAGGTAATGTAAAGATTGGTGAGTGTATCCAGGCTGACCTTGCAACAGTAGGAATCAACCTTTCTATCGATCAGGAAGAGTGGAACGTATTCCAGGAGACACGTAAGGCTGGTAAGTATGACTTCGCTCGTGAAGGTTGGATCATGGATTACAACGATCCTGTAAATATGCTTGAAATGTACACAACATCTTCAGGAAACAACAACCCACAGTTCGGTAAGGATTCTAGCAAGGATCTTGATTGGGCTAAGTATGATCAGATGATTTCTGATATCCGTTCAGAGGCAGATCTTGCTGCACGTGCAGAGCTTATGCATGAGGCTGAGGATTACCTTATGGATACATGGTGCATCATCCCTATCTACTACTACAACGATCCATACATGATCAAGGATTATGTAAAGGGTGTATATGGTACTGTAGAGGGAATGAAGTACTTCTATCACGCAACAATCAACTAG